The sequence below is a genomic window from Mercenaria mercenaria strain notata chromosome 14, MADL_Memer_1, whole genome shotgun sequence.
GACGCGATGGACGTATCGAGAACTGTTTAAGAACTAACTATGATCGCATTATGGATATTCTCCGGCCAAAGTACAAACGTTCTAGCCAGATCGCAACCCGTTTTACAATATATTAGGACGGGTTGGgacgttttgagaactagtttggtgtgatgggggcttAGGAATGAATAAATTTGTGATGTGATACCTTTTGTTTGCAAAGTATATAAATTTCGCAATGTTGCAAATAATCTTTTTGGAGGTAGCTGACATAACAGCATCAAATTTATGAAGGGCTAACCAATGGAGATAATAAGGGACCGGCATTATATACAGTCACTCAATATCTGCGTACATCCAACAGGGGCGATTTAATATTTTCCGGTTTCGACAATTTGAATCATGTCCTGTGAGGATAAAGGCAGTTCAGTAATGACATCTAGATAGTTTTCCGATACGAAGTTATGCTTAAAATGCAGTATGATTTCAAACGACTATAGAGTTATTTATATTAGAGTATCATGACAACGTATGCATCAATAATCCGCTGTTTTTAATTGTATTAAAAGGGATGTcaatttaaaattgttcattCCAAAGATATATCAGTCTTATTTGGAAAGCCCAGtttttttgggcttttttttCGATTATATGTTTGCCCTTGATCTGTGACTATTTTAAAGCGTATTTTTTCTTTGTACGGGATGGATTATTAAGTACACTATTTTAACATTGATATTTTTCTGTAGACATTGAGTGGTAAACAGCCTAGTTCGCCATAGAGTGCTGATAGTTAAATTACACAATCATGAGTTTGCCTGATTTTGTAAACAATGTCTACAAAGTATTGTCTTTCACATGATCGTTGgctaggaaaaaaagaaaaacaatagatGTCATCTCCTCTGTAAGTCCTccacattcttggtcaagtgattgtcaagttactgatcggaaactgTGAttcatgttcaggtccctgtgatcttgatctttgataGAGTGATCGCATAAACACTAGAGGTCATCTACTCCGTAAGCCCtgtcatcatatgaagtttgaagattctagatACTAGACAGACTGGCGGATGGTCcccgtgaccttgatctttgatcgagcaTTCCGAATCAGTAGAGATCATccacttttcatgaccaatcatcctatgaagtttcaatattctgggttaagtggttctaatcgactgtgtggactttgctacgcagtacatattattacgttcaatctttgaaaaagagttatttgacagtcggaaatatttcatcatttttaaagcagataggaatttatcaaaacatccgacattttatatttttatttacatcttttgcaatgTTCTTCTGTTTGCAGTTGATATTTAAACATATacgtaaaaacattttaacatgaatgattttagatatgctttacattttaacataaatgattttagatatgctttacattttaacataaatgattttagatatgctttacattaaacataatcggcttttcatttttacatggatgattttaggtatgctttacatttttacataaatgtttatgctttacaattggcgtttgcaatatgacttcttctcggcgatatatgaccattttgtgacGATTCACCGTAAAACTTAACTaactaactcactcactcactcactcactcaagtggttctcaagttattgatcggaaacggttttacACGTCCAGGCTCCTTCGACCTTTAAACGAGTAATCTCAaatcaatagggattatctactttgTAAGTCTTATCACAAGGTTCTGGATCAAAGGATTCTTAAGTTATCGGAAACGGCTTTCCCTGTTCTGGCCCCtataatcttgacctttgatcgacaTTATTATTTGACCAATATGCTTCTTAAATGACACGTTTTTAGACATACCACAAATTACATGTGAAGGTCGGctaagttttcctttgatttaagtaCAAGCTTTTAGACGCTTCTAAATCCAAATTTGGCACGAACTTTTATAAATGTCTAATACCGACTTTCACGTCTTTCGTATTTcttaatgtcaaatatatatataaagtttaacATAAACTTTTGAGATACATGTAATTCATATAAATTATAAACGAGCTGCTGCAATGTAAACAGTTATTATACTTGTGAAACACTTCAAATGCAAATGTGTTTCCGTTAGATAAAATCGTTCCTGAATTGCTTTACAAATATATGTTGTTTAAGTACATTGCATTGCAAATGAGTGTAGTTTGCTATAAACTTGCTTATATACAGCGACAATTAAGAAGGGTAGGGCCACACTGTGATAGTTGATCCAAAACAAACTATCCTCTGTCTTCACAATCACATGTGATAATACTGAATGGGTATTCAACATAAGTTCTTAAACTATCCTGTATTTATAATTATTGCATCCCAAATGGACAGTAATAAAAGTCTTGCATTTGAATTCTTTGAGTGTTACCAATGTTCTAAGAATTGTAAGATGTGAATATTTTGTAACGTTTACCTCTTCGAGTAATTAGGATATTTTGTGTGCAAGGCTTTCTATAACTATAAAACAGTTCTATAAAAGAATGATACAGCCTGCATCCCTGATTTAAGTAAAATCATGTAGCTTGTGTCCATGTtctaattaagaaaataaaaacttaacaATTCTACATAAGAATCGTGTAGCCTGCATCCCTGTTCTGGTTAAAACAATATATGATTACCAAATCTATAAAAAATAGTCATGAGGCGTGCATACCTGTTctggtttaaaaaatatataactaccaaaatctataaaaataatcATGTGGCGTGCATCCCTGTTCTGGTTAAAACAATACATAACtatcaaatctataaaaaaaaatcatgtggcGTGCATACCTGTTCTggttaaaacaatatataactatcaaatctataaaaaaaataatcatgtgGCGTGCATACCTGTTCTggttaaaacaatatataactaCCAAATCTATAAAAATAATCATGTGGTGTGTAAACCTGTTCTggttaaaacaatatataactaccaaatctataaaaaaataattatgtggCGTGCATCCCTGCACttacttaaaaatgaaaatttaccaatTCTATACAACAATCATATAGCACGCATCTTTGCTCTAACTGAAGTAATAAAAACTTACCAATTCTTTTAAAGAATAATGTAGCCTGTATCCCTGCTCAGATTAAAACATGTCAGTATAAAGCCCTACTGTTTATCGaattaagtgttttgttttgaaaGCTGTCTTTATATTATATGTTactatattatgaatatttttaagCACTTGATATGCGGAAACAAATACATTGTAGTTGTTTGGATAGTACAGAGATATACGTAAATACTTTTATGACGTAATATGAATAATCAAATAAGTGaaaacatcctttggaagcaaagaaggcaacaagaaacataatggcagactcggtttaactgagtctgttcacgacaggtaatgaaatgtgcaacacccgtcacgcccctagcaccggcttaaagcCCTGCttcgcggctattcaaattctattgtgcatgtaacccatgattacaataggtaacagttaacggccgcGCGCCACACTTTATCACGCAAAACcacatgtattttatatggaatcTTACaaaaaatagactctattttgacaggcgtcactgttcatagtcaggattttcatgctttttcagtgacaatggaaggttaaaaggtaggactggagcagggctttaagcgGAATAATATTATAGTCCAATTGAATATTCTCcatgatcccgaagaaccagaaatTATAACGAAACTTACGAAACGGTGCCTTTTAAGGTGTTGTTATGTTGAGACCGGGCAGTTTTGCTCTCACGTCCAGAGAGTGATTAATTAACCAATATAAAAGTGTAGCTTACATTTTCAGGTATATGCTTCATAAACAGTTAAAGTTACAGCTATCTCGCGTCTCTTATCCCGTACATGAACCGGAATTTGTATTTAAAGCTCACAAAACATGTATTATTACTATTATCTAAAATTGATAAACCTATTTCATAACAGTGAtttgttttcgttaattttatcTATTATGCAATTATTTAGATGTAGATCATATCTCACTCACACAAGGGCGGTAGTTTGAACATGGTTTTGAACAATGTAAGTATAATGACAGAACTATATTCTTTCGACCAAAATCGTCGGGCAAAATCgccattttaattttgatttcggaacattacacatttttgttttgaaatgttatttttattctaacgAAATTATCCTGAAACGGGCTGGTTAAAGCtcaaaattatctttaagaacTGTTTAGTAACCAAGGTGCctaaattttacaattaaaatatCCTTTCAATATCGCTTCTGGCGATTAGTTACAaacaaatcaagatattttgaaaattaaattaaaaaatgacgCAAATGGTAGCGTCCTTTTACACGAAATAGCAGAGGAAAAGCCTTGTTccgaaatatgtttatttattttcaagttGGTTAATAAGTAGAAAACCGACTGATGATCGATTcattattttattgaattattagatgtataattatttaattatctgatggtgcggcaattttcctttggtCTTTTCAACATGATAAACATGGCAACAcccaaaaatagataaaaaatgtGCACACTTTTCCACTACTTTTAGTATCAAGGCGtagcttataaaatatttgtttaagttgCATGACGCTCCTTTATATGATAACCATAAATACTGCGTGATGCGACAATCTGTCTAGTCACGGTTCTAAAGAGTCCGGTGGTCCCTGTTCAAAGGTGATCTCTTTTCAGGTGGTCTCTGGTCACAGATTGTTCCAGGtcacaggtggtctctgttcacaggtgcTCCCTGTCCACAGTTGGTCCCTGATCCCAGATATTCTCTGTTCACATAGTGCTCCTTGTCCACAGTTGGTCCATGATCAAAGATGGTCCCTGTTCACAGATGTTCCTTGTTCACAGGTGGTCCCTGTTCATATGAGGTATCTATTCACAGGTGCTCTCTGTCCACAATTGGTCCCTGATCACAAGTGGTCCCTGTTCACAtgtggtctctgttcacaggtggtccCTGTTCACATGTGATCTCTGTTCACCGGTGGTCTCTGATCACCAATTGTTCCTGATAACTGGTGATCTCTGTTCACATGTGGTTCCGGACCACAGGTGGGCCCTGTTCACTCGTGGTCTCTGATAACAGATGGTTCCTGGTCACAGTTTGTCCCTTACCATAGGTGGTCTCTCATCACAGGTGGTTCCTGTTTACAGGTGGTCTCTGTTTAAAGTTTTCCCTGATCATAGGTAGTCCCTGTTCTCAGGAGGTCTCTAGCACGTATTTATCTACGCGGAAATTCTGTCTGGGCTAATGGTCTTTATTTGCAAGAACAGGATAAAATAAACTTTGTATGTTTAATTAGGGCCTTTACGGTCAGGTAGTGTATGTTGACAGTTGGTCTTGAGCACAGGCTATGCTTTAGACAGAAAGTATACAGATGATCTTTATTCACATTTTATAAACTAgtaaactggaaaaaaaataattcggAAATAAAACTCATGCCAGATGGTCTCTGTACAGAGATTGTCTTTAGCACAGTTTTGACTGTAGTTATAAACAGTTTTTCGAAGATTGATGCTTTTGGAGATGTTTCTCGATAGGGCTTACAACGTATTTTTTCTTTGGCTAGAACATCCGTGCCCCGTAAATATATACAGTCTGGTTGtcaattatttgataatgttgataacttgtaacatttttttctgggGTTCAAAGAGGGCAcgaatatctaaaataaaacaagaaaataattagttattaatgctttttatttaaatgttgtcCATGCAATTAACAGTTAAAGAACTGAAACTGTTACATTATCTTTCGCTTTAAATATCGGGGTCTCCACAACAGATGTTGCTATGTATTGTACAATGCATAGCGAAAATCTACCGCGTCCATTAGAGGCGGCTAATTTTCTTCGAATTTTCATCACAAATTGCAGTCACCTTCAAAAACAGTTAGATCTTTCTCAACTAAGCTTGAGGCAGCTGAATTAGTTTGTATTTCTGGTTGGCCTGGTGGTGAAGTGTTAATCATAGAATGCATTTCAAGCTGCGTTATAGCGCTTCCGGTATCTGTCTTCCTGTTTGAAGTCCTGCGTGAAACTGACGAGGTTGTGGAAACCGACAGTCTATCTGTATCACCGAGGAATCGCCTAACAGGTTTGAGATAGGTCCTGAAAAGTGTCTTCCGGAATCTTCTGTTGAAAAAGGTGTAGACATAAAAGTTGGCGTGAAAAGACAGGACCAGAAGAAGTTCATAAACTAAATGAAGAGCTCTGTTTGTTTCTAAATTCATGCCTCTGCCTTGATTGGTTGCCTTGTCTATAGCATTGTACAAAAGCAATATTCCATACGGTATTTCCGGTATCAGAAAAACTAAAACCACTGCTGTAACAATGATAGAAATACGTCGATTTTCTTCCTTCCGTCTCGAAATTTGTGATTTGCTACTATCCATTCGGCACAGATTTCTCTCCCCTGATCTCAATTGAAGAATGAAAAGTGTGGTAAGTATTACAAGCGCGACACAGGGTATCAAATGACGTATGAAAAATGTAATGAATAAATACATGCATCCGCCTCCGCAGCCTTTCTCCGTCAGTTCCCATTGACACTTGCCATCAAATGCTCTTTCTCCGAGAAGATGATACACATGTAAAATTGGGGAAATAAGTACAATAGCCACACAGCAAATTACGATTTTTGGTAAATTCAACAGAAGTTGGGACCGATATGGGTATCTTATTGATATATATCGCTGAATAGCAAGAAATAAAGTGAGAAATATCGACATTGAATGGAACGACTTGGACAAAAAGTACTTTGAAATCATGTAACCATTGCAAAGATCTTTCGTTAGTTCACATCCGCCCACTGGTTCCTGCGTCTGGGTATCATCATAAAAGGAGTCACTAGTATATCCTCCACTTTCATATTGACCTGGAGTAGATTGTTCACTGCTGTAATCGTAGTCACCATATGGTGGAACATACTTCAAGTAGACCATGATATAAGACGGCAGAGTCACGAGTCCGGTAAGCGAGTCTGAAATTGCAATGGCGGCAAGGACTATATTCGTAGCATTGCGCACCTTTCTGCGCAGCAGAACTGATATCACAATGAGGTTGACGAGGAATGTAAATATAACCAAGAATTCccaaacatacaaataaaatggTTTTTCAAATGTATAAGCAGCATATATGTAGTTATCCCCATAGTCAAAAGTATATATATCATATTCATTGTAGTGGTCACTTTGTATGGTAAAACCTAACCAGTTCGTGAGGTTCTCCGTTGATTGGGAACTGCCTGTAATGCCAGACAATTTAGAACCGGTACTCAACCACTCATTGGTAGTTGTTATAGTTTGATCAACGGTTGTTATGTCATTCGGAGTTACACTTGTCCTTAGAGACGTCTCGCCGGTAACAGTTACATCGGTGGCTGCTTCTGAAGAGATGTTAAacacgtaagttatattttccaTGTTTAATAACACATTACAGTTCCTAATAAAAGGCTGAAAGGATATGGCATTGTATTCATTCACATGTCGATTCCACCCTCATAATTGAGCGTCAGGGACACACTGTTGTTGGTTTAGCACTGAAAACAAAGAgttaa
It includes:
- the LOC123526286 gene encoding uncharacterized protein LOC123526286 isoform X1, which encodes MENITYVFNISSEAATDVTVTGETSLRTSVTPNDITTVDQTITTTNEWLSTGSKLSGITGSSQSTENLTNWLGFTIQSDHYNEYDIYTFDYGDNYIYAAYTFEKPFYLYVWEFLVIFTFLVNLIVISVLLRRKVRNATNIVLAAIAISDSLTGLVTLPSYIMVYLKYVPPYGDYDYSSEQSTPGQYESGGYTSDSFYDDTQTQEPVGGCELTKDLCNGYMISKYFLSKSFHSMSIFLTLFLAIQRYISIRYPYRSQLLLNLPKIVICCVAIVLISPILHVYHLLGERAFDGKCQWELTEKGCGGGCMYLFITFFIRHLIPCVALVILTTLFILQLRSGERNLCRMDSSKSQISRRKEENRRISIIVTAVVLVFLIPEIPYGILLLYNAIDKATNQGRGMNLETNRALHLVYELLLVLSFHANFYVYTFFNRRFRKTLFRTYLKPVRRFLGDTDRLSVSTTSSVSRRTSNRKTDTGSAITQLEMHSMINTSPPGQPEIQTNSAASSLVEKDLTVFEGDCNL